One genomic window of Polyangium aurulentum includes the following:
- a CDS encoding alcohol dehydrogenase catalytic domain-containing protein produces MKALLCTDRGARLGDVPEPKLLPGEAIVAVRSAGICNTDLELARGYMGFTGVLGHEVLGEVVEAHGGPVPKELSGKRVVMEINCACGHCATCRGGGRNHCPTRTVLGILGRDGGIAERVRIPLENLHVLPDAIPEEAAVFIEPLAAALHAFDEAAPRPGERVCVLGDGKLGLLVGLALAARRGDLGRAVAVGRHRDKLALLEAAGLDVALEEGFSETGFDVVVEATGQPAGLARALALVRPRGTIVLKSTYAGAAGVDLAPIVINEIRLVGSRCGDFTRAIDVLSRGVVDPRPLVTARYPLAEADRAFARAAEPGVLKVLVEP; encoded by the coding sequence ATGAAAGCGCTCCTCTGCACCGATCGCGGCGCCCGGCTCGGCGACGTCCCCGAGCCCAAGCTCCTGCCGGGTGAGGCCATCGTGGCCGTGCGCTCGGCCGGCATCTGCAATACCGACCTCGAGCTCGCGCGCGGCTACATGGGCTTCACCGGCGTGCTCGGCCACGAGGTGCTCGGCGAGGTCGTCGAGGCGCACGGCGGCCCCGTTCCGAAGGAGCTCTCGGGCAAGCGCGTCGTGATGGAGATCAACTGCGCGTGCGGCCACTGCGCGACGTGCCGCGGGGGCGGGCGCAACCATTGCCCCACGCGCACCGTGCTCGGCATCCTCGGGCGCGACGGCGGCATCGCCGAGCGGGTGCGCATCCCCCTCGAAAACCTCCACGTCCTGCCCGACGCGATCCCGGAGGAGGCGGCGGTGTTCATCGAGCCCCTCGCGGCCGCGCTGCACGCCTTCGACGAGGCAGCGCCGCGGCCGGGAGAGCGCGTTTGCGTGCTCGGCGACGGCAAGCTCGGCCTCCTCGTGGGCCTCGCGCTCGCGGCCCGGCGCGGAGATCTCGGCCGCGCGGTGGCCGTGGGGAGGCACCGCGACAAACTCGCGCTGCTCGAGGCGGCGGGGCTCGACGTCGCGCTCGAGGAGGGTTTTTCCGAGACCGGATTCGACGTGGTCGTGGAGGCGACGGGGCAGCCTGCGGGACTTGCGCGCGCGCTCGCGCTCGTGCGTCCGCGGGGCACGATCGTCCTGAAGAGCACCTATGCGGGGGCGGCGGGGGTGGATCTCGCGCCGATCGTGATCAACGAGATTCGCCTGGTGGGCTCGCGCTGCGGCGATTTCACGCGGGCCATCGATGTCCTGTCGCGGGGCGTCGTGGATCCGCGCCCGCTCGTCACGGCGCGGTATCCGCTCGCCGAGGCGGATCGGGCCTTTGCGCGCGCGGCGGAGCCGGGGGTGCTCAAGGTGCTGGTCGAGCCTTGA
- a CDS encoding glycoside hydrolase family 71/99-like protein — protein sequence MHSSPRDLCFAAIVFSLLPLACGSDPSPGGAGGAGGAASSSSGAGGMGGAGGGGGAGGMSVPDTATLEGKLLMGYQGWFAYPGDGAPPDRWVHWFGAQDPSPANATFDLWPDLTELEPDELGPTKMTYASGETASLYSAWNEKTVARHFGWMAEHGIDGVLLQRFVSELGDPAFAALRNKVATNVRAGAEAHGRVFAMMYDVSGADEATLFEALKNDWMYLVDTAGLTASGRYLRDGGRPVLALWGLGFKDRPGTPQIAASIIDWFQNGADPKYRVTLVGGVPRDWRTLTGDCKPDPAWSAVYRSLDVISPWTVGAFGDEAGADAYKNGNLVPDLAEAKAAGARYLPVVFPGFSWTNLHGGPLNQIPRKGGTFFWRQAYNALSAGSTMLYVAMFDEVDEGTAMFKIAPTKADLPAQGTFLSLDADGLSLPSDFYLRLGGVTTQVVRGARPLTEEMPAVP from the coding sequence ATGCATTCTTCCCCGCGCGACCTCTGTTTCGCTGCAATCGTCTTCTCTCTCCTCCCGCTCGCCTGCGGCTCGGACCCGAGCCCCGGGGGTGCGGGGGGCGCGGGGGGCGCCGCGTCCTCGTCCTCCGGCGCCGGCGGAATGGGAGGAGCCGGGGGAGGCGGCGGCGCGGGTGGGATGAGCGTCCCCGATACAGCCACGCTCGAGGGCAAGCTGCTCATGGGATATCAGGGCTGGTTCGCCTATCCCGGAGACGGCGCGCCGCCCGACCGCTGGGTGCACTGGTTCGGAGCCCAGGATCCGAGCCCCGCGAATGCGACCTTCGATCTCTGGCCGGACCTCACCGAGCTCGAGCCCGACGAGCTCGGTCCGACGAAAATGACCTATGCGAGCGGGGAGACGGCCTCGCTCTACTCCGCGTGGAACGAGAAGACCGTGGCTCGCCATTTCGGCTGGATGGCGGAGCACGGCATCGATGGCGTCCTTTTGCAGCGTTTCGTCTCCGAGCTCGGGGACCCCGCGTTCGCCGCGCTCCGCAACAAGGTGGCCACGAACGTCAGGGCGGGGGCCGAGGCGCACGGGCGGGTCTTCGCCATGATGTACGACGTCTCGGGCGCAGACGAGGCGACGCTCTTCGAGGCGCTGAAGAACGACTGGATGTATCTCGTGGACACGGCGGGGCTGACGGCGAGCGGCCGCTATCTGCGCGACGGGGGCCGTCCCGTGCTCGCGCTATGGGGCCTCGGCTTCAAGGACCGGCCTGGCACGCCCCAGATCGCGGCCTCGATCATCGACTGGTTCCAGAATGGCGCCGATCCGAAATATCGCGTCACGCTCGTGGGCGGCGTCCCGCGCGACTGGCGCACGCTCACGGGCGATTGCAAGCCCGATCCCGCGTGGAGCGCGGTTTACCGCTCCCTCGACGTGATCTCTCCCTGGACCGTCGGCGCATTCGGCGACGAGGCGGGAGCGGACGCGTACAAGAACGGCAACCTCGTCCCGGACCTCGCGGAGGCAAAGGCCGCCGGCGCGCGCTACCTGCCGGTGGTCTTCCCTGGGTTTTCCTGGACCAACCTGCACGGCGGACCGCTCAATCAGATCCCGCGCAAAGGCGGCACGTTCTTCTGGCGACAGGCCTACAACGCGCTCTCGGCCGGGAGCACGATGCTCTACGTGGCGATGTTCGACGAGGTGGACGAAGGCACGGCGATGTTCAAGATCGCGCCCACGAAGGCCGATCTGCCCGCGCAGGGGACATTCCTGTCGCTCGACGCCGACGGGCTCTCGCTGCCCAGCGATTTCTATCTACGGCTCGGCGGCGTGACCACGCAGGTCGTCAGGGGAGCTCGGCCGCTCACGGAGGAGATGCCGGCCGTCCCTTGA
- a CDS encoding glutathione S-transferase family protein: protein MKLHYNPVSTYSQKVLFAIYEKHVPFEPAVVNLMDPEVRTAYEKIVPIGKIPAVSFNDGRVLTESSIIIEELDDLFPTYNPRLVPEDRKLAREVRWLDRQFDLYLNDPMAKIFFDGRRPGDPGDPYGVARARATIDRAYAVFDELLATRTWAAGDTFSLADCAAAPPLAYLRMVQPYDKYANLSAYAARLISRPCFVRVMDEARPILEMIMAQRS, encoded by the coding sequence ATGAAACTACACTATAACCCGGTGTCCACGTACTCGCAGAAGGTGCTCTTCGCGATCTACGAAAAACACGTCCCGTTCGAGCCGGCGGTCGTGAACCTGATGGACCCCGAGGTGCGCACGGCTTACGAAAAGATCGTTCCCATCGGGAAAATCCCGGCTGTCTCTTTCAACGACGGCCGCGTGCTCACCGAGTCCTCGATCATCATCGAGGAGCTCGATGACCTCTTTCCCACGTACAACCCTCGGCTCGTGCCCGAGGATCGCAAGCTCGCGCGCGAGGTCCGCTGGCTCGATCGCCAGTTCGATCTGTACCTCAACGACCCCATGGCGAAGATCTTCTTCGATGGCCGCCGCCCCGGCGATCCCGGCGATCCCTATGGCGTCGCGCGCGCAAGGGCCACGATCGATCGCGCCTACGCCGTCTTCGACGAGCTGCTCGCGACGCGCACCTGGGCCGCCGGCGACACCTTCTCCCTCGCCGATTGCGCCGCCGCGCCCCCGCTCGCCTATCTGCGCATGGTCCAGCCCTACGACAAGTACGCAAACCTCTCGGCCTACGCCGCCCGGCTCATCTCTCGCCCCTGCTTCGTGCGCGTGATGGACGAAGCCCGCCCCATCCTCGAGATGATCATGGCGCAGCGCTCATGA
- a CDS encoding metallophosphoesterase: MSLPRSLVFLLVLSVVLGGASLYVGRRAAETFGLGVRGRKIMVGVPLASIALMILSRVLGLREVGQVAFTVLLALLISAVLLGAVDLVQLGARWIERLVLRRTSSAVATSPAPVEPVLATAAASGVAEPIVAAAPPEAPKAPERRVFLGQVAAGSAMVVGSTSSLYGAVFGRHDYVIEEVPLVLPGLSKKLDGYTLVQLSDIHLGTFVGEPEMRAAEELVRKARPDRIVLTGDLIDSDPRYAEALGRLVRRLAPLARDGVTAIPGNHDHYAGIRQAVAALEGAGARVLRNDGLVIGDARDGIALLGVDDVWARRNDPSNAPDLDLAISKVPADLPRVLLCHNPVFFPEAAGKVALQISGHTHGGQVNLGALRPGKLVLPYGYIEGLYERAGSRLYVNRGFGTAGPPARVGAAPEVTRIVLSAS, encoded by the coding sequence ATGTCGTTGCCGCGCAGCCTGGTCTTTCTCCTCGTCCTGTCGGTCGTCCTCGGGGGCGCGAGCTTGTACGTCGGGCGCCGCGCGGCCGAGACGTTCGGGCTCGGCGTGAGGGGCCGCAAGATCATGGTCGGCGTGCCGCTCGCGTCGATCGCGCTGATGATCCTGTCGCGCGTTCTGGGGCTGCGCGAGGTCGGCCAGGTGGCGTTCACGGTGCTGCTCGCGCTGCTGATCAGCGCGGTGCTGCTCGGCGCCGTCGATCTCGTGCAGCTCGGGGCGCGATGGATCGAGCGCCTCGTGTTGCGTCGGACGAGCTCCGCCGTGGCAACGTCGCCTGCCCCTGTCGAGCCGGTCCTCGCGACCGCGGCGGCGTCGGGCGTCGCGGAGCCCATCGTGGCTGCTGCGCCTCCGGAGGCGCCGAAGGCGCCCGAGCGGCGGGTCTTCCTCGGGCAGGTCGCGGCCGGGTCGGCGATGGTGGTGGGGTCCACGAGCTCGCTGTACGGCGCGGTCTTCGGGCGGCACGATTACGTGATCGAGGAGGTGCCGCTGGTCCTGCCGGGTTTGTCGAAGAAGCTCGACGGCTACACGCTGGTGCAGCTCTCGGACATCCACCTGGGGACGTTCGTGGGGGAGCCCGAGATGCGCGCCGCCGAGGAGCTGGTGCGCAAGGCGCGGCCGGATCGCATCGTGTTGACGGGCGATCTCATCGACAGCGATCCGCGCTATGCCGAGGCGCTCGGGCGGCTCGTCCGGCGGCTCGCCCCGCTCGCGCGCGACGGCGTGACGGCCATTCCGGGGAACCACGACCATTATGCGGGCATCCGGCAGGCGGTGGCCGCGCTCGAGGGGGCGGGGGCGCGCGTCTTGCGCAATGACGGGCTCGTGATCGGCGACGCGCGCGACGGGATCGCGCTGCTCGGGGTGGACGACGTGTGGGCGCGGCGGAACGACCCGTCGAACGCGCCGGATCTGGACCTCGCGATCTCGAAGGTGCCCGCCGATCTGCCGCGCGTGCTGCTCTGCCACAACCCGGTGTTCTTCCCGGAGGCGGCGGGCAAGGTGGCGCTGCAAATCAGCGGCCACACGCACGGCGGGCAGGTCAACCTCGGCGCCTTGCGGCCCGGGAAGCTCGTGCTTCCGTACGGGTATATCGAGGGGCTTTACGAGCGGGCGGGATCGCGGCTGTACGTCAATCGCGGGTTTGGCACGGCCGGCCCTCCGGCGCGCGTGGGAGCGGCGCCGGAGGTGACGCGGATCGTGCTCAGCGCGTCATGA
- a CDS encoding TonB family protein, which translates to MTTLRLTAALVAAALSLAPAAFAQDPPPAPQAAPPPQPAIVPPRPLSPLRAYYPEGGTGEHDVTVEITVTKEGRVKDARVVEGEPPYGDAAVKAADGWLFDPATRAGQPIVARIRVRIHFTPPAPEPPPVQEPPPPGEPAPSDKPAPKPAPPEPEVIEVVALGERPAVGTVSLGRAEVRLLPGAFGDPFRAIEALPGVTPIVSGLPYFYVRGAPPGNVGYFIDNVRVPVLYHLGLGPSVVHPGLVERVDLYPGGYPAQYGRYTGGIVAGETRPAANEWRGEASLRLIDVGAMVEAPIGDRGAALVGGRYSYTAALLSLAAPGTQLDYWDYQGRFSWDLSPRQRITVFAFGSYDYLGQEDEDTGEMQTLFSTQFHRIDLRYDAEISDKTRLRQAVTLGLDQSGFAGREGLFLRDFLIGARTQLVHRESESILVRAGLDATFDAYDAVAGGDDPDETTQQLANLFPTRQDIMVGLYADTILDLGRGVEVTPGARIDLWGSRGNTAFSADFRLASRVPVTKRIRLLNAVGLAHQAPGFVLPIPGIAIGSLQGGLQKSFQTSAGVEVELPLGFTGTATGFFNGFFGMADALGTAARGGDEDIDPNARSLGNSLGLEVFLKRRLTERLGGYVSYTLSRTTRAINRENFVPRFDRTHVLNAAVSWDPGRGWRLGSRFVFYTGLPITRDNPYVPLAPELEGETRLAPFFRIDARIEKRWTIGKRGWISLVLEMLNATLSEEQIALDCRDTCKPQSIGPVSIPSLGVEGGF; encoded by the coding sequence ATGACAACGCTCCGGCTCACCGCGGCCCTCGTTGCTGCGGCGCTCTCGCTCGCGCCGGCTGCGTTCGCACAGGACCCTCCCCCCGCTCCCCAGGCCGCGCCCCCGCCCCAGCCTGCAATCGTCCCGCCTCGCCCCCTGTCGCCGCTGCGCGCCTATTACCCCGAGGGCGGGACGGGCGAGCACGACGTCACCGTCGAGATCACCGTCACCAAAGAGGGGCGCGTCAAGGACGCGCGCGTCGTCGAGGGCGAGCCTCCCTATGGCGACGCCGCCGTCAAAGCCGCGGACGGCTGGCTCTTCGACCCTGCGACCCGCGCGGGACAGCCCATCGTGGCGAGGATCCGCGTCCGCATTCATTTCACGCCTCCCGCCCCCGAGCCGCCGCCCGTGCAGGAGCCTCCTCCGCCCGGCGAGCCTGCTCCCTCCGACAAACCCGCGCCGAAGCCCGCCCCGCCCGAGCCCGAGGTGATCGAGGTCGTCGCGCTCGGCGAGCGGCCCGCGGTCGGCACCGTCTCGCTCGGCCGCGCCGAGGTGCGCCTCTTGCCCGGCGCGTTCGGCGATCCATTCCGCGCGATCGAGGCCTTGCCCGGCGTCACGCCCATCGTCTCGGGCCTGCCCTATTTCTACGTGCGCGGCGCGCCCCCCGGCAACGTGGGGTATTTCATCGACAACGTCCGCGTGCCGGTCCTCTATCACCTCGGCCTCGGCCCGTCGGTGGTCCACCCGGGGCTCGTCGAGCGCGTCGATCTCTATCCGGGCGGCTATCCCGCGCAGTATGGCCGCTACACGGGCGGCATCGTGGCCGGCGAGACGCGCCCCGCGGCGAACGAATGGCGCGGCGAGGCGAGCCTGCGCCTCATCGACGTGGGCGCGATGGTCGAGGCGCCGATCGGCGATCGCGGCGCGGCCCTCGTCGGCGGCCGCTATTCGTACACCGCGGCCCTGCTCTCGCTCGCCGCCCCGGGCACGCAGCTCGATTACTGGGACTACCAGGGCCGCTTTTCGTGGGACCTGTCGCCGCGGCAGCGGATCACGGTCTTCGCATTCGGCTCGTACGATTACCTGGGGCAGGAGGACGAAGATACTGGCGAGATGCAGACGCTCTTCTCCACCCAGTTCCACAGGATCGATCTGCGCTACGACGCGGAGATCAGCGATAAAACGCGGCTGCGGCAGGCGGTCACGCTCGGGCTCGATCAATCGGGCTTCGCCGGGCGGGAGGGGCTCTTCCTGCGCGATTTCCTCATCGGCGCGCGCACGCAGCTCGTCCACCGCGAGAGCGAGTCCATCCTCGTGCGCGCGGGGCTCGACGCGACGTTCGACGCCTACGACGCCGTGGCCGGCGGCGACGATCCGGACGAGACGACCCAGCAGCTCGCGAACCTCTTCCCCACCCGGCAGGACATCATGGTCGGCCTCTACGCGGACACGATCCTCGACCTCGGCCGCGGGGTCGAGGTGACGCCCGGCGCGCGCATCGATCTGTGGGGCTCGCGCGGCAACACGGCCTTCTCCGCCGACTTTCGCCTCGCCTCGCGCGTGCCCGTGACCAAGCGCATCCGCCTGCTCAACGCGGTCGGCCTCGCGCACCAGGCGCCGGGGTTCGTCTTGCCAATCCCCGGCATCGCCATCGGCAGCTTGCAGGGCGGGCTGCAAAAGAGCTTCCAGACGAGCGCGGGCGTCGAGGTCGAGCTTCCTCTCGGCTTCACCGGCACGGCCACGGGCTTCTTCAACGGATTCTTCGGCATGGCCGACGCGCTCGGGACGGCAGCCCGCGGCGGGGACGAGGATATCGATCCCAACGCGCGCAGCCTCGGCAATTCGCTCGGGCTCGAGGTCTTCCTGAAGCGGCGCCTCACCGAGCGGCTGGGCGGCTACGTCTCCTACACGCTCTCGCGCACGACCCGCGCCATCAACCGCGAGAACTTCGTCCCGCGGTTCGACCGGACGCACGTGCTGAATGCCGCCGTCTCGTGGGATCCCGGGCGCGGCTGGCGGCTCGGCTCGCGCTTCGTTTTCTACACGGGCCTGCCCATCACCCGCGACAACCCGTACGTCCCGCTCGCGCCGGAGCTCGAGGGCGAGACCCGCCTCGCGCCCTTCTTCCGCATCGACGCGCGCATCGAGAAGCGCTGGACGATCGGCAAGCGCGGCTGGATCTCGCTCGTGCTCGAGATGCTGAACGCGACCCTCTCCGAGGAGCAGATCGCCCTCGATTGCCGCGACACGTGCAAGCCCCAGTCGATCGGGCCGGTGTCGATCCCGAGCCTCGGGGTCGAGGGCGGGTTCTAG
- a CDS encoding GNAT family N-acetyltransferase has product MDRIEEKGPLFRVERQREGGAREIGDMLGRAFAENPVARAALSHCTQASRLLRVMRMNRALVRLAQVAGVLEVARGEGGVLGASLSFSPGQWPVGLRGQGWMTLSGLGVGLRGSLRYLTYERHTAHHHITEPHFYLFVLGVEPRLQGRGIGAALLRSFTARADAASKPCYLETDRISSVRLYERHGFEVMREIDIAPLGGLHMWLMRRAER; this is encoded by the coding sequence ATGGACAGGATCGAGGAGAAGGGGCCGTTGTTCCGGGTCGAGCGCCAGCGCGAGGGCGGCGCGCGCGAGATCGGGGACATGCTCGGGCGTGCGTTCGCGGAGAACCCGGTGGCGCGCGCGGCGCTCTCGCATTGCACGCAGGCGTCGCGCCTCCTGCGCGTGATGCGCATGAACCGCGCGCTCGTGCGACTCGCGCAGGTGGCGGGCGTCCTCGAGGTGGCGCGCGGCGAGGGCGGGGTGCTCGGCGCGTCCTTGTCTTTTTCGCCAGGGCAATGGCCGGTGGGGCTGCGCGGGCAGGGCTGGATGACGCTGAGCGGGCTCGGCGTCGGGCTGCGCGGATCGCTACGGTATTTGACCTACGAGCGGCACACCGCGCACCACCACATCACCGAGCCGCATTTCTATCTGTTCGTGCTCGGGGTCGAGCCGCGCTTGCAAGGGCGCGGGATCGGCGCGGCGCTCCTGCGCTCGTTCACGGCGCGCGCCGACGCGGCGAGCAAGCCCTGTTATCTCGAGACCGACCGTATCTCGAGCGTGCGGCTTTACGAGCGGCACGGGTTCGAGGTGATGCGCGAGATCGACATCGCCCCGCTCGGGGGCCTGCACATGTGGCTGATGCGGCGTGCGGAGCGCTAG
- a CDS encoding bifunctional serine/threonine-protein kinase/formylglycine-generating enzyme family protein, which translates to MMDVPRTCRRCGAGLSQEARFCSSCGTPATALDPTVIARTEPATKPPPPEPSPLPTPLAPAAGRGIPPMRIPSGTALSDVYVVQGVLGEGGMGVVYRAHDRVLDRTVAIKCLHTNLAGDGEIRRRFVREARVLRTFSHPNVVSVYDLVEHDHLLGIVMEHVDGVSLAHHLAKWRRRMPIEEVRDIFAAVLDAMDTAHRQGIVHRDLKPDNILVTRGPSGLLPKVVDFGIARILEGTTYTVSGALLGTCRYMSPEQVQGDKTADHRSDIYSLGVTLYEAVAGRPPFGDDNHFALMMAHVQQAPAPPSVHRPEIPPRLEALILAALAKNPSDRPQTCAGLKELLLEAIEPSPGSITLPPATASVPPAPILRDTDGGEAVLVPAGPFLMGPNRREVHLDAFYMDKTPVTNRQFARFMQVTGYRPAHAGPEAGRFLAHWVRGAIPRGLEDHPVVNVSWNDACAYAAWAGKRLPSEAEWEKAARGADGRKYPWGKAEPGPTRAHYGGKHRGTSPVGAYPEGASPYGILDMAGNVLEWCEDVDDPQFYMDGPSRNPRSTVKPVRPLYVMRGGSWIFGAQSLRTYARTSFEPHYRFAGGGFRCARSVR; encoded by the coding sequence ATGATGGACGTGCCGCGGACCTGCCGGCGCTGCGGCGCTGGGCTGAGCCAAGAAGCCCGCTTCTGCTCGTCCTGCGGCACGCCCGCGACCGCGCTCGACCCCACCGTCATCGCGCGGACCGAGCCCGCCACGAAGCCCCCGCCGCCCGAGCCTTCGCCCCTGCCCACGCCGCTCGCGCCCGCAGCGGGCCGCGGGATCCCGCCGATGCGCATCCCGTCCGGGACCGCGCTGTCGGACGTGTACGTCGTGCAGGGCGTGCTCGGCGAGGGCGGCATGGGGGTCGTCTACCGCGCGCACGATCGGGTCCTCGACAGGACCGTGGCCATCAAGTGCCTGCACACGAACCTCGCGGGCGACGGCGAGATCCGGCGTCGGTTCGTCCGCGAGGCGCGCGTCTTGCGGACCTTCTCGCACCCGAACGTGGTCTCGGTGTACGACCTCGTCGAGCACGATCACCTGCTCGGGATCGTGATGGAGCACGTCGACGGCGTGAGCCTCGCGCACCACCTCGCGAAATGGCGGCGGCGCATGCCGATCGAGGAGGTGCGCGACATCTTCGCGGCCGTGCTCGACGCGATGGACACCGCGCACCGGCAGGGCATCGTCCACCGGGATCTGAAGCCCGACAACATCCTCGTGACGCGCGGGCCCTCGGGCCTTTTGCCCAAGGTCGTCGATTTCGGCATCGCGCGCATCCTCGAGGGCACGACATACACGGTGAGCGGCGCGCTGCTCGGCACCTGCCGCTACATGTCGCCCGAGCAGGTGCAGGGCGACAAGACGGCCGATCACCGCTCGGACATCTACTCGCTCGGCGTGACCCTCTACGAGGCCGTCGCAGGGCGGCCGCCGTTCGGGGACGACAACCACTTCGCGCTGATGATGGCGCACGTCCAGCAGGCGCCCGCGCCGCCGTCGGTCCACAGGCCCGAGATCCCGCCGAGGCTCGAGGCGCTCATCCTGGCCGCGCTCGCGAAGAATCCCTCCGACAGGCCGCAGACGTGCGCCGGGCTCAAAGAGCTGCTGCTCGAGGCCATCGAGCCCTCGCCCGGCTCGATCACCCTGCCTCCCGCCACCGCGAGCGTGCCTCCCGCGCCCATCCTGCGCGACACCGACGGCGGCGAGGCGGTGCTCGTGCCGGCGGGCCCTTTCCTCATGGGCCCGAACCGCCGCGAGGTGCACCTCGACGCGTTTTACATGGACAAGACGCCCGTGACAAACCGTCAGTTCGCGCGCTTCATGCAGGTGACGGGATATCGGCCGGCGCACGCGGGGCCGGAGGCGGGGCGGTTTCTCGCGCACTGGGTGCGGGGGGCGATTCCGCGGGGGCTCGAGGATCATCCGGTGGTGAACGTTTCGTGGAACGACGCGTGCGCGTACGCCGCGTGGGCGGGCAAGCGGCTGCCCTCGGAGGCGGAGTGGGAAAAGGCGGCGCGGGGCGCGGACGGGCGCAAGTATCCGTGGGGCAAGGCCGAGCCAGGGCCCACGCGGGCTCATTACGGCGGTAAACATCGCGGTACGTCGCCGGTGGGCGCGTATCCGGAGGGCGCGTCGCCGTACGGGATCCTCGACATGGCGGGGAACGTGCTCGAGTGGTGCGAGGACGTGGACGATCCGCAGTTTTACATGGACGGCCCCTCGCGCAATCCGCGCAGCACGGTGAAGCCTGTGCGCCCGCTCTACGTGATGCGGGGCGGATCGTGGATCTTCGGGGCGCAGTCCTTGAGGACGTACGCGCGGACGAGCTTCGAGCCGCATTATCGGTTCGCGGGCGGCGGCTTCCGGTGCGCGCGCTCGGTGCGGTAG
- a CDS encoding alpha/beta fold hydrolase yields MVILPVLERVTRAVLVRRGVQSRFVETPVARVHLYDAPGTGEQPPVVLLHGIAASASPFAPTLQRLRRKSRRVLAVDAPGHGLSGDPVSPFGPERLLEAITHVLDRELDRPAVVVGCSLGGAMALRYAMARPERVCGLVLASPGGAPVDDPDERERFLRSFELADTRDARAFFERLHHAVPWYAPVLAPELVRLFGRPAVRSLLAGIRPEHFFQPGELSALTMPIQVVWGRSDRVIPAACLSFFKKHLPPHARFEEPERVGHSPHIEDPRAFAATLERMLAQIAEPS; encoded by the coding sequence ATGGTCATCCTGCCCGTCCTCGAGCGCGTCACGCGCGCCGTGCTCGTCCGCCGCGGCGTCCAGAGCCGCTTCGTCGAGACCCCCGTCGCGCGCGTGCACCTCTACGACGCCCCCGGCACGGGCGAACAGCCTCCGGTCGTGCTCCTGCACGGCATCGCGGCCTCGGCGTCCCCCTTCGCCCCGACGCTCCAGCGGCTGCGCAGGAAGAGCCGCCGCGTGCTCGCCGTCGACGCGCCCGGGCACGGTCTGTCCGGCGATCCCGTCTCGCCTTTCGGCCCCGAGCGCTTGCTCGAGGCCATCACGCACGTGCTCGATCGCGAGCTCGATCGCCCCGCGGTGGTGGTCGGCTGTTCGCTTGGCGGGGCGATGGCGCTCCGTTATGCGATGGCGCGCCCCGAGCGTGTCTGTGGCCTCGTGCTCGCCTCTCCAGGCGGCGCGCCCGTGGACGATCCCGACGAGCGCGAGCGCTTCTTGCGCTCGTTCGAGCTTGCGGACACGCGTGACGCGCGCGCCTTCTTCGAGCGCCTGCACCACGCGGTGCCCTGGTATGCGCCCGTGCTCGCCCCGGAGCTGGTGCGCCTGTTCGGCCGTCCTGCGGTGCGCTCGCTGCTCGCGGGGATCCGGCCGGAGCACTTCTTTCAGCCGGGCGAGCTGAGCGCGCTCACCATGCCCATCCAGGTGGTGTGGGGTCGATCGGACCGCGTGATTCCGGCGGCTTGCCTGTCGTTTTTCAAGAAACACCTGCCACCGCACGCGAGGTTCGAGGAGCCCGAGCGCGTGGGGCACTCGCCGCACATCGAGGATCCGCGGGCGTTCGCGGCGACGCTCGAGCGGATGCTCGCGCAGATCGCCGAGCCCTCGTGA